In Solanum lycopersicum chromosome 5, SLM_r2.1, the following are encoded in one genomic region:
- the LOC138348621 gene encoding uncharacterized protein, translating into MAQSRQKSYTDVRRRSLVIEVDDWVYLEVSPMKGVMRFGKKRKLSPRYIGPCRISKRIGIVVYELDLPQELAAFYPMFHISMLKKCMGDPLLIVPTENVGIMDILSYEDILVHILDRQVRKLRTTEVVAIKVLWRNQIFEEAT; encoded by the coding sequence ATGGCGCAGAGTCGTCAGAAGTCCTACACAGATGTGAGAAGAAGGTCATTGGTGATTGAGGTGGATGATTGGGTATATCTAGAagtttcacctatgaagggtgttatgaggtttggtaagaagcggaaacttagtccccgatATATTGGTCCTTGTAGAATTTCCAAGAGAATTGGCATTGTAGtttatgagttggatctaccccAAGAGTTAGCAGCATTTTATCCAATGTTTCACAtatctatgttgaaaaagtgcatGGGTGATCCTTTATTGATTGTACCAACTGAAAATGTTGGAATTATGGATATTTTATCCTATGAAGATATTCTGGTTCATATTTTAGATCgtcaagttcgcaagttgagaacaaCGGAGGTTGTGGCAatcaaggtcctttggaggaaccaaatTTTTGAAGAAGCTACTTAG